In the Sphingomonas sp. LM7 genome, one interval contains:
- a CDS encoding serine/threonine-protein kinase, translated as MVAVRLFEELEPLDSNRRETRLADTPPEVAIQVRALLEGAARRGVLDGPTPEFEAATAPAPGSSFVPGARVGPFEIIASIGMGGMGEVYLAERQDAGFTQRVAIKLLRIDSMLSAEIFARERRLLAQVDHPNIARLIDGGITPEGRPWMAMDYIDGEPLDRWCEANTPTLETRLRIFAQICEAVSHAHANLIVHRDLKPSNVMIDASGRAHLLDFGVAKLLADGGDALAQTQALITPDYAAPEQFDSGPVTTATDVHALGALLFELLTGRRPWQSGGSLPTIVRRVVTEEPPLPSKVAATLAHAPVPPVRLKGDLDAIVLKAMRKEPLQRYATVEALSEDIERAQSFRPVQARQGSRRYAFGRFVRRNRVPIAAVAAVIVAVLLGAVAFAIQAQRTGVERDLARAEARRSDSIVQTLTLMLGTTPSSADLTLKQALDQSAARMLARLDGSERSGQTIAAMGDLFVNIQDPKGAFVLYRGALDRGIGRDSSIWTARLRAGLADTGISVGQGEIAPKLLDEADQVFRTDPQRYAVDLQQTLLSRAAIARRKGDYDTAIGILMADLPGAERALAANDSALLTRYNNMLVYLIESNRGDEIPPLLERIDRTLAHPGARDVIQAFNIDQLRATWQLRQGNPAAAEQTVTAAAERRRRLFGESAGLATDLMQLGKARIAKRDFVGAETALGESETLAVRFLGPVALPTIVIKLALAQTRAERGDVAAATATLAEAAKAMAPLPTPNPLTGQYAMTQAVVALKAGNKPQAQAAAARARSAFAAMGPAGSFGLTSIATIERRIAALP; from the coding sequence ATGGTTGCCGTGAGGCTGTTCGAGGAACTCGAGCCGCTGGACTCAAACCGGCGCGAGACCCGGCTTGCCGACACGCCTCCCGAAGTTGCCATACAGGTCCGCGCGCTGCTGGAAGGCGCCGCACGGCGCGGCGTGCTGGACGGTCCGACGCCCGAATTCGAGGCCGCAACGGCGCCCGCGCCGGGCTCCTCTTTCGTCCCCGGCGCGCGCGTCGGCCCGTTCGAGATCATTGCGTCGATCGGCATGGGGGGCATGGGTGAAGTCTATCTCGCCGAGCGCCAGGACGCCGGCTTTACCCAGCGCGTGGCGATCAAGCTGCTGCGCATCGATTCGATGCTCAGCGCCGAGATCTTCGCGCGCGAACGTCGGCTGCTTGCCCAGGTAGACCATCCCAATATCGCGCGGCTGATCGACGGCGGGATCACGCCCGAAGGCCGTCCCTGGATGGCGATGGACTATATCGACGGCGAGCCGCTGGATCGCTGGTGCGAAGCCAACACGCCGACGCTCGAAACGCGGCTGCGCATCTTCGCGCAGATTTGCGAAGCCGTTTCCCATGCGCATGCCAATCTGATCGTCCATCGCGACCTCAAGCCGTCGAACGTGATGATCGATGCCAGCGGCCGCGCGCATCTGCTCGATTTCGGCGTCGCCAAGCTGCTCGCGGACGGCGGCGACGCGCTCGCCCAGACCCAGGCGCTGATCACCCCCGACTATGCCGCCCCCGAACAGTTCGATTCCGGCCCGGTGACGACGGCCACCGACGTGCACGCGCTCGGGGCCTTGCTGTTCGAGCTGCTGACCGGACGGCGGCCCTGGCAATCAGGCGGATCGCTGCCGACGATCGTCCGCCGCGTGGTGACAGAGGAACCGCCGCTGCCGAGCAAGGTCGCCGCCACTCTCGCCCATGCGCCCGTGCCGCCCGTGCGGCTCAAGGGTGATCTCGATGCGATCGTGCTCAAGGCGATGCGCAAGGAGCCGCTCCAGCGCTATGCGACGGTCGAGGCGCTGAGCGAGGACATCGAACGCGCCCAGAGCTTTCGTCCGGTTCAGGCTCGCCAGGGATCACGGCGCTATGCCTTTGGCAGGTTCGTGCGGCGCAACCGCGTTCCGATCGCGGCGGTCGCTGCAGTGATCGTCGCGGTGCTGCTCGGCGCGGTGGCGTTCGCGATTCAGGCACAGCGCACCGGAGTCGAGCGCGATCTCGCCCGCGCCGAGGCGCGCCGATCGGATTCCATCGTCCAGACGCTGACGCTGATGCTGGGCACCACTCCGAGTTCGGCAGACCTGACGCTGAAACAGGCGCTCGACCAGTCGGCAGCGCGGATGCTCGCGCGGCTCGACGGCTCCGAACGCTCGGGACAGACCATCGCCGCGATGGGCGACCTGTTCGTCAACATCCAAGACCCAAAGGGCGCCTTCGTGCTCTACAGGGGCGCGCTCGACCGCGGCATCGGCCGCGACAGCTCGATCTGGACCGCCCGCCTGCGCGCCGGCCTCGCCGACACCGGGATATCGGTCGGCCAGGGGGAGATCGCTCCGAAGCTGCTCGACGAGGCGGACCAGGTATTCCGCACCGACCCGCAGCGCTACGCCGTCGATCTCCAGCAGACCCTGCTTTCCCGCGCGGCGATCGCCCGGCGCAAGGGCGATTACGACACTGCGATCGGGATACTGATGGCCGACCTTCCCGGTGCCGAACGCGCGCTCGCGGCGAACGACAGCGCGCTGCTCACGCGCTACAACAACATGCTGGTGTATCTGATCGAGTCCAATCGCGGCGATGAGATCCCGCCGCTGCTCGAACGGATCGACCGGACGCTCGCCCATCCTGGCGCGCGCGACGTGATCCAGGCGTTCAACATCGATCAGTTGCGCGCAACCTGGCAGTTGCGTCAGGGCAATCCGGCGGCTGCCGAGCAGACAGTCACCGCCGCCGCCGAGCGCCGCCGTCGCCTGTTCGGCGAGAGCGCGGGCCTGGCAACCGATCTGATGCAGCTCGGCAAGGCGCGGATCGCCAAGCGCGACTTCGTCGGTGCCGAGACGGCGCTGGGCGAGTCCGAAACGCTCGCGGTGCGCTTCCTCGGGCCGGTGGCCCTGCCTACCATCGTCATCAAGCTCGCGCTGGCGCAGACCCGCGCGGAACGCGGCGATGTGGCGGCGGCAACCGCGACGCTCGCCGAGGCGGCAAAGGCAATGGCGCCGCTGCCCACGCCCAATCCGCTCACCGGCCAATATGCGATGACGCAAGCGGTGGTGGCACTCAAGGCCGGCAACAAGCCGCAGGCGCAGGCAGCGGCAGCGCGCGCGCGGTCCGCGTTTGCGGCGATGGGGCCGGCGGGCAGCTTCGGCCTGACGTCGATCGCCACGATCGAGCGGCGGATCGCGGCGCTTCCCTGA
- a CDS encoding ECF-type sigma factor, whose protein sequence is MQSSEELIRVLYDELHHIAQREHRRAGSPNTIQATALISEAYLKIRQREDWDSDRHFLGCAATAMRHIMIDAARARLAGKRAAEVHGYTRAIESQAATAADDEELAGLGDAMRRLALADPRLAQVVDCRFFAGLDERETGFVLGVTDRTVRRLWVQARAILYSGLAIAD, encoded by the coding sequence ATGCAGTCGTCCGAGGAACTGATTCGAGTCCTGTACGACGAGCTGCATCATATCGCGCAGCGCGAGCATCGTCGCGCCGGCAGCCCGAACACGATCCAGGCCACTGCGCTGATCAGCGAAGCCTATCTCAAGATCCGCCAGCGCGAGGATTGGGACAGCGACCGCCATTTCCTCGGCTGCGCGGCGACGGCGATGCGCCACATCATGATCGACGCGGCGCGCGCGCGGCTGGCCGGCAAGCGCGCGGCGGAAGTCCATGGCTATACTCGCGCCATCGAATCCCAGGCCGCCACCGCGGCGGACGATGAGGAGCTTGCCGGGCTGGGTGACGCGATGCGCCGGCTGGCCTTGGCCGATCCGCGGCTGGCGCAAGTGGTCGATTGCCGCTTCTTCGCCGGGCTCGACGAGCGCGAGACCGGGTTCGTGCTGGGCGTCACCGATCGCACCGTGCGCCGGCTATGGGTGCAGGCGCGTGCAATACTCTATAGCGGACTAGCGATCGCCGACTGA
- a CDS encoding OmpA family protein, with translation MRERALGISGLRRNRARWGCALATLALGACASQPDETANGIAANVIENATVIANVGAPAGAVAAAPAGFDPASAPMGSAPGGAWPYFSLMEGYEPLSLKNRPGDSSRELQHDVAYDRYEFFDGKKVIPVEGQLYTRRALGKGVSIFQAQKTYEKLVKDLGGGTVWEGSGKEITDAKLKFADNRHRGLYNLGAEKGGTYMVRTPAGEIWVEVWKRWQDEDDSYWLTIVEKKALEMKAKLLDAEQMKAALDAQGHVALYINFDTDATAIKPDSQPILAEIIKLLKAHPQLRLEVQGHTDNSGAAAHNQQLSTGRASAVLGALLAQGIAIDRLTAKGYGQTKPVADNATDDGKAKNRRVELVKR, from the coding sequence ATGCGTGAACGGGCTTTGGGAATTTCGGGTCTTCGAAGGAACCGCGCGCGCTGGGGCTGCGCGCTGGCGACGCTGGCGCTGGGCGCCTGTGCGTCGCAGCCTGACGAAACCGCGAACGGCATCGCCGCCAATGTCATCGAGAACGCTACCGTGATTGCGAATGTCGGCGCGCCAGCCGGCGCAGTCGCGGCGGCGCCGGCTGGCTTCGATCCGGCCAGCGCGCCGATGGGCAGCGCACCGGGTGGTGCTTGGCCCTATTTCAGCCTGATGGAAGGCTATGAGCCGCTGTCGCTCAAGAACCGGCCGGGCGATTCCTCGCGGGAGCTCCAGCATGACGTCGCCTATGACCGCTACGAATTCTTTGACGGGAAGAAGGTGATCCCCGTCGAGGGGCAGCTCTACACGAGGCGCGCGCTCGGCAAGGGCGTGTCGATCTTCCAGGCGCAGAAGACCTATGAGAAGCTCGTCAAGGATCTGGGCGGGGGCACGGTCTGGGAGGGCTCCGGCAAGGAGATCACCGACGCCAAGCTGAAGTTCGCCGACAACCGCCACCGCGGCCTCTACAATCTGGGTGCCGAGAAGGGCGGCACCTATATGGTCCGTACGCCGGCCGGTGAGATCTGGGTCGAGGTGTGGAAGCGCTGGCAGGACGAGGACGACAGCTACTGGCTGACCATCGTCGAGAAGAAAGCGCTGGAGATGAAGGCGAAGCTGCTCGACGCGGAGCAAATGAAGGCCGCGCTCGACGCGCAGGGCCATGTGGCTCTGTACATCAACTTCGATACCGACGCGACGGCTATCAAGCCGGATTCGCAGCCGATCCTCGCCGAGATCATCAAGCTGCTCAAAGCGCATCCCCAACTCAGGCTCGAGGTTCAGGGCCATACCGACAATTCGGGGGCCGCCGCGCACAACCAGCAGCTGTCCACCGGTCGTGCCAGCGCCGTGCTCGGCGCGCTGCTGGCACAGGGCATCGCAATCGATCGGCTGACCGCCAAAGGCTATGGCCAGACCAAGCCGGTCGCCGACAACGCCACCGACGACGGCAAGGCGAAGAACCGGCGTGTAGAACTGGTAAAGCGCTGA
- a CDS encoding DUF3558 domain-containing protein, whose amino-acid sequence MIMRHAMTMCTAVVVAGLALAGCGGRQTAENGETAVAGGGAAGGGHDIDPCTLITPREMTAITTDKVTGTNRDGVSCTYRSEPNDGVQITVRATGGAKAMEVVHRSAELLGGMGGTVADKGGAGADVAEMLKKDTGAVPALGDEAVWGPNDTLSVRKGDAFVEVTPPLMHDPANHSGYPLIRKEEKRAIAQAVAVKLIEKLPR is encoded by the coding sequence ATGATCATGCGACACGCGATGACGATGTGCACGGCAGTGGTGGTTGCGGGGTTGGCGCTGGCCGGCTGCGGCGGCCGCCAGACTGCGGAGAACGGCGAAACTGCCGTTGCCGGCGGCGGTGCGGCTGGGGGCGGTCACGACATCGACCCCTGCACGCTGATCACGCCCCGGGAAATGACTGCGATCACCACCGACAAGGTGACCGGCACCAATCGCGACGGCGTGTCCTGCACCTATCGAAGCGAGCCCAATGACGGCGTCCAGATCACCGTCCGCGCCACCGGCGGCGCCAAGGCGATGGAAGTGGTGCACCGTTCCGCCGAGCTGCTGGGCGGCATGGGCGGCACAGTCGCTGACAAGGGCGGTGCTGGCGCGGATGTCGCCGAGATGCTCAAGAAGGACACGGGCGCCGTCCCGGCGCTCGGCGACGAAGCCGTGTGGGGGCCAAACGACACACTGTCGGTGCGCAAAGGCGATGCGTTCGTCGAGGTGACGCCGCCGCTGATGCACGATCCGGCGAATCACAGCGGCTATCCGCTGATCAGGAAGGAAGAGAAGCGCGCCATCGCTCAGGCGGTCGCCGTGAAGCTGATCGAGAAGCTGCCGCGCTGA
- a CDS encoding Crp/Fnr family transcriptional regulator: protein MAVVKYPSLGFTSRVTPMAPAEQQEDGYPLPFVAKAFACSADIAAQVVRRGRLRHFGDRAIILRQGDWLTLAYLLISGRAQALLYGADGQIILLHDFRSGDLFGAIGEIDSVRQDADVVALDPVETFVLEAAELARLAEQHGAIGLALSRMLMARLRQMTGRIYERAALSAVGRVYAELLREARRAPDLRISPAPILSELALRVATTRETASRAVNALDRRGIIRRDAYSLTVVAPHRLEALII from the coding sequence GTGGCAGTTGTCAAATATCCGTCATTGGGGTTCACTTCGCGAGTGACCCCGATGGCGCCCGCAGAGCAGCAGGAGGACGGATATCCCCTCCCCTTCGTGGCGAAGGCGTTTGCCTGCTCGGCCGACATCGCCGCACAGGTCGTGCGGCGCGGGCGCCTGCGCCATTTCGGGGACCGGGCGATCATCCTGCGGCAGGGCGACTGGCTCACGCTCGCCTATCTGCTGATCTCGGGCCGGGCACAGGCGCTGTTGTACGGCGCCGACGGGCAGATCATCTTGCTCCACGACTTCCGGTCCGGAGACCTGTTCGGCGCGATCGGTGAGATCGACTCGGTTCGCCAGGACGCCGATGTGGTCGCGCTGGACCCGGTAGAGACGTTCGTGCTCGAAGCGGCCGAACTCGCCCGGCTGGCGGAACAGCACGGCGCCATCGGCCTAGCCCTGTCGCGCATGCTGATGGCGCGCCTTCGCCAGATGACCGGGCGGATCTATGAGCGCGCCGCGTTGTCGGCGGTAGGCCGTGTCTATGCCGAGCTGTTGCGAGAGGCACGGCGAGCACCCGATCTCCGGATCAGCCCTGCGCCGATATTGTCGGAACTTGCGCTTCGGGTGGCGACGACGCGCGAGACGGCCTCCCGCGCCGTGAATGCGCTGGATCGCCGGGGCATCATCCGCCGCGACGCATATTCGCTGACGGTGGTGGCGCCGCACCGGCTGGAGGCGCTGATCATTTGA
- a CDS encoding TRAFs-binding domain-containing protein encodes MSSSSPAAIIALARAGAIDEALRRFAAADASPDDVAMLIVKGRLLKDLALRSSAQERQLLYREAAAAYRRSAELQPATYPLINAATLAALGGSVDEAESLALEVLGSIDAHPDEPETPYYRAATRAEALLLLNRHDEARAAFAEAIALAPKAWEDHATTLRQFRLVLTAQGRDASWLDAHRPPRSLHFGGHMSFDSDAVGRKDLDREILALLEEERIGFGYGALAAGADILIAEALLARGAQLHAVLPGGAAAFASVSVDPFGAAWRRRFDALVDQAETVRAVRPFGSPPGTVTIGLADEIAMGAAVLNARQLESEATQLLVVAGDDAAASGASATLQAQDIWAASNRRQRIVQAPRETAGASQVAETLEAEARAALAVIAIMPAQSAKADTIERWLATVGEAITRVSVPVVAPYLSGERVLLAHKNLQDAADLILALARDGHRVGGDFCAVVPFEDPFSNALRLPAEATSPAEAAAASTPAGSACVTQDFAAALAARGSDGVRADYVGELEPHAAEPPIGLYALK; translated from the coding sequence ATGAGCAGTTCGTCTCCCGCTGCCATCATCGCGCTGGCTCGTGCCGGGGCGATTGATGAGGCGCTTCGCCGCTTTGCCGCGGCGGACGCTTCGCCCGACGACGTGGCGATGCTGATCGTCAAGGGGCGGTTGCTGAAGGATCTCGCGCTCCGTTCGTCTGCGCAGGAGCGGCAGCTTCTCTATCGCGAGGCTGCCGCCGCCTACAGGCGCTCGGCGGAATTGCAGCCGGCGACATATCCGCTGATCAACGCGGCGACATTGGCGGCGCTGGGCGGCAGCGTCGACGAGGCGGAGAGCCTGGCGCTGGAGGTGCTCGGCAGCATCGATGCGCATCCCGACGAGCCCGAAACGCCCTATTATCGCGCCGCTACCCGCGCCGAGGCGCTTCTGCTGCTGAACCGGCACGACGAGGCGCGCGCGGCGTTCGCCGAAGCCATCGCGCTGGCGCCAAAGGCTTGGGAAGATCATGCCACCACGCTGCGCCAGTTCAGGCTGGTTCTCACGGCGCAGGGGCGGGACGCGTCCTGGCTCGACGCGCATCGGCCCCCGCGCTCGCTCCATTTCGGCGGACACATGTCGTTCGATTCCGACGCCGTCGGCCGCAAGGATCTGGACCGGGAAATCCTGGCCTTGCTGGAAGAAGAGAGGATCGGCTTCGGCTATGGCGCGCTGGCAGCGGGCGCCGACATCCTCATCGCAGAGGCGCTCCTCGCGCGCGGAGCGCAGCTGCACGCCGTGCTCCCCGGGGGAGCAGCAGCCTTTGCATCGGTATCGGTGGACCCGTTCGGTGCGGCGTGGCGGCGGCGGTTCGACGCCCTAGTCGATCAGGCGGAGACGGTGCGGGCCGTCCGCCCGTTCGGATCGCCGCCGGGAACGGTGACGATCGGGCTTGCCGACGAGATCGCCATGGGCGCGGCAGTGCTCAACGCACGCCAGCTGGAAAGCGAGGCGACCCAGCTGCTCGTGGTCGCCGGCGACGATGCTGCCGCGTCCGGCGCCAGCGCGACGCTCCAGGCGCAAGACATCTGGGCGGCGAGCAATCGGCGCCAGCGGATCGTGCAGGCGCCACGCGAGACCGCGGGTGCGTCCCAGGTTGCGGAGACGCTGGAGGCGGAAGCACGCGCGGCGCTCGCGGTGATCGCGATCATGCCTGCCCAGTCCGCAAAGGCCGACACGATCGAACGATGGCTGGCAACGGTCGGCGAAGCCATTACGAGGGTATCCGTTCCCGTCGTCGCGCCGTATCTGTCGGGCGAGCGGGTGCTGCTCGCACACAAGAATTTGCAGGATGCGGCTGACCTGATCCTCGCACTGGCTCGCGACGGTCATCGCGTGGGGGGTGATTTTTGCGCAGTCGTGCCCTTCGAGGACCCCTTCTCGAACGCGCTGCGGTTGCCGGCAGAAGCGACCAGCCCTGCGGAAGCGGCGGCGGCATCGACGCCCGCGGGCTCCGCCTGCGTCACCCAGGACTTTGCGGCGGCGCTGGCGGCAAGGGGGAGCGACGGCGTTCGCGCCGATTATGTCGGCGAACTCGAACCGCACGCAGCAGAGCCGCCGATCGGGCTCTACGCGCTCAAATGA
- a CDS encoding toll/interleukin-1 receptor domain-containing protein: protein MAEEQEVVRQYRAFLSYSHKDAAVARLVHKRLESFHMPRRLIGKRATGALPARLAPIFLDREELSAGHDLSAKVRSALAGSQSLVVLCSPDSAASIWVRKEIETFRELHPDRPVLAAIVRGDPVLCFPEALSAGGVEPLAADLRKEGDGHRLGLLKLVAGLSEVDLDALVQRDAQRRIRRVMAVTAGALAAMLVMTVLTSFALTARREAERQRAEAEGLVEFMLTDLRDRLRKVGRLDTMTAVNARALRYYGGRNDVSGLPDESLVRRARILQAVGDDLLVEGRARSALAAFDEARQTTAEQVQRGAGDQYLLAHTKSLMGIGRVYEEMRDWPRAQAQYAAAAATADRLARATPTEPEPLMKAASASINLGNVQLYGTRDYRAAQRSYDRALLMLARALRLAPGDEHILLSLANAYGYLADSFYMRGLWARSRDARLRQHAIIAPLDRPDNLDVRFRLAAARRGLALSLFRSDDKAGARARLKQAREAVDFLTSRDPQNSDWLALKRKLQSDQQGWGRRSPLLEPRSDDGRRSACEGE from the coding sequence GTGGCGGAAGAACAGGAAGTTGTTCGCCAGTACCGTGCGTTTCTAAGCTACAGCCACAAGGATGCGGCGGTGGCGCGCCTGGTGCACAAGCGGCTCGAATCCTTTCATATGCCACGCCGGCTGATCGGCAAACGCGCAACGGGGGCGCTCCCGGCAAGGCTGGCGCCGATCTTCCTCGATCGGGAAGAACTGTCCGCTGGACATGATCTCAGCGCAAAGGTGCGGTCGGCGCTGGCGGGATCGCAGAGCCTTGTCGTCCTATGCTCCCCGGACAGCGCCGCCTCGATCTGGGTGCGCAAGGAAATCGAGACGTTTCGCGAACTGCACCCCGACCGGCCCGTGCTGGCCGCGATCGTCCGCGGCGATCCGGTCCTGTGTTTTCCGGAGGCGCTTTCGGCCGGGGGTGTCGAGCCGCTCGCCGCCGATCTGAGAAAGGAGGGCGACGGCCACCGCCTCGGCCTGCTCAAGCTGGTCGCCGGGCTGTCGGAAGTCGATCTCGATGCCCTTGTCCAGCGCGACGCGCAGCGCCGCATCCGACGCGTGATGGCGGTCACGGCGGGCGCGCTCGCCGCGATGCTAGTCATGACGGTGTTGACGAGCTTTGCCCTGACCGCCCGGCGCGAAGCCGAGCGCCAGCGCGCCGAGGCGGAAGGGCTGGTGGAGTTCATGCTGACGGATCTGCGTGACCGGTTGCGGAAGGTGGGGCGGCTCGACACGATGACCGCCGTCAACGCCCGCGCGCTGCGATATTATGGCGGGCGGAACGACGTGTCGGGGCTTCCGGACGAGTCGCTGGTGCGGCGCGCGCGCATCCTTCAAGCGGTTGGCGACGACTTGCTTGTCGAGGGCAGGGCCCGGAGCGCACTCGCCGCGTTCGACGAGGCGCGACAGACCACGGCCGAGCAGGTCCAGCGCGGAGCGGGCGATCAATATCTGCTCGCGCACACCAAGAGCTTGATGGGAATCGGCCGCGTGTACGAGGAGATGCGCGATTGGCCGCGGGCGCAGGCGCAATACGCCGCTGCCGCTGCGACGGCCGACCGTCTGGCCAGGGCGACGCCGACCGAGCCCGAGCCTCTGATGAAAGCGGCTTCGGCTTCGATCAATCTCGGCAATGTCCAACTCTACGGCACGCGGGACTATCGGGCTGCGCAGCGTTCCTACGACCGCGCGCTGCTGATGCTGGCCCGCGCGTTGCGGCTCGCGCCCGGTGACGAACATATCCTGCTGAGCCTGGCCAACGCTTATGGCTATCTCGCCGACAGCTTCTACATGCGCGGGCTCTGGGCGCGCTCGCGCGACGCGCGCCTGCGGCAGCATGCCATCATCGCGCCACTCGATCGGCCCGACAATCTGGATGTCCGGTTCCGGCTGGCGGCAGCGCGCCGAGGCCTGGCACTTTCCCTGTTCAGAAGCGACGACAAGGCCGGCGCGCGTGCGCGGCTCAAGCAAGCCCGCGAGGCGGTCGATTTCCTGACATCGCGAGACCCGCAGAACAGCGACTGGTTGGCGCTGAAGCGTAAGCTGCAGAGCGATCAGCAGGGATGGGGACGGAGAAGCCCGTTGCTAGAGCCGCGGAGTGACGATGGCCGCCGTTCGGCGTGTGAAGGAGAGTGA